CGTTACGGCGGGAAACGGCTATGAAGGTGTGCAGCGAGCGAAGGAGGTCAATCCGGCAGTAATCCTGATGGACATGAAGATGCCCGGCATGGATGGCATTGAGACGCTCCAGGAGTTGAAGGCCATGCGTCAGGAAGATAGAGTAATTATGATGACTGCCTACGGGGAGCTGGAATTGGTAAACCAGGCAAGGGAAATGGGAGCTTACGCCTATATTACCAAACCTTTTGATATTATGGCGGTTTGCCGTATGGTGGCGGAAAACATTGCCGGTT
This sequence is a window from Propionispora hippei DSM 15287. Protein-coding genes within it:
- a CDS encoding response regulator; translated protein: MTATTAAKSKVLVIDDQPGIRRLLTEVLTDEGYEVVTAGNGYEGVQRAKEVNPAVILMDMKMPGMDGIETLQELKAMRQEDRVIMMTAYGELELVNQAREMGAYAYITKPFDIMAVCRMVAENIAGCAASRLMIG